The region CGGTGCACGGCATTCTTGTGCACGAGAGGCGGTAAGCCGATGAACCAGGAAATCGTGCTCATAGGGGCGAAGATTGCCTTCGGGGCCATCGCCGGGGGGCTCACGAACACCATCGCGGTCTGGATGCTCTTCCACCCCTACGAGCCCCCGAAGCTCTTCGGCCGCTGGACCGTCCGATTCCTACATGGCGCAGTGCCGAAGAACCAGCCGCGCATCGCCTCTGCGATCGGGCGCACCGTCGGTGATCGACTCCTTACATCCGACGACCTGACCAAGGCCTTTGCAAATGTCGAGTTCCGGGAGGCGTTTGATCAGCGACTCGGTATGTTCCTCAATGAGGTACTGCACACCGAGCGAGGGTCTCTTGGTGGCCTGATTCCTCCAGCGGTGCGGGACGATGTCGACTCTCTGATCTCCGAGGCCCTACAAAAGGGACTTGCGCAGCTCGACAGCTACCTCATCTCAGAGTCCTTCGAAGACGCGATGGAGCGCCGGGCGGGTGACATCATCGCCGCCGTGGCTGATCAGCCGATCGGAGACGCGCTCATCCCCGCTCGAGGTGCAGCACTCGAAGGAGCGATCGAGGACTGGCTCCAAAATGCGGTCGAGAGCGAAGACTTCACAGAAGCCGTCTCAGACTATCTCGGACGTGCGGCGGGAAAGCTCCTCGAGCCCGGCCGGACATTCGAACAGATCCTGCCGCTCGGACTCGTGGGCTCGGTGGAGAAAGCCATCGCGAGCTATCTGCCACTCGCGGCGGAGAGGCTCGGTGGACTGCTCGAAGATCCAGCAGCGCGGGCGAAATTCGAATCAACGATTCATGACCTCCTGAAGCGTTTCCTGAGGGACCTCAAGTTCCACCAGCGGATCGTCGCTCGCGTCGTAATGACCGAGTCAACGGTCGACAAGGTGCTCGACACGATCGAAGCTGAGGGAGCGGAAAGGCTCTCCGAGATTCTTCGTGATCCCGCGGTTCAAGAAGCGATGGCCAGAGGGGTGAACCAGGCCATCGTGGACTTCCTGCGCCGGCCGGTGAACGAGGTCCTCGGTGAACCGGATGACCCCAACGTCTTGGAAGTGCGCGCGACTCTGGCAGGGTACGTGGTCGAGATGGCCCAAGATCCGGCGACCCGGGAGTTCCTCGTCGAGAAGCTGTACTCAGGACTCGAAAAAGCCGGTGACCGGACATGGGGCGACGTTCTCGACCGTATTCCAATCTCGAAGATTGCCGAGATCATGGTCACGGCAGCACGGACGGATACTACTCGACAGGCCTTCAACGCCGGGGCTCAGCATCTCGTTTCACGGGCCATGGAGCGCCCGATTGGAACACCCGTTCGCTGGTTTCCCAAGAACGGCCCCCAGCGCCTGGAAGCAGCGCTCAGTGACCCGATCTGGGACTGGGTCCAGACGCAGGTCCCCGAGATCGTGGAGCGCATCGACGTCGCCCGTAGAGTGGAAGACAAGGTGCTCCACTTCCCGACGGCGCGCATGGAAGAGATCGTGCGGAAGATCACCGACCGTGAGCTGAAACTGATCGTTCGATTGGGCTACGTGCTCGGTGCGATCATCGGCCTGGGACTGGTCGCAGTGGAGGCCGTCCTTCGATAGTCGCGCTGAAGGTCCCTACCGGTCACCTGGCCATCTGTCTGTATCACCTCGACTGACTCGATCCACGGCGACGGCTTGATACACCTCAGGATCGTCGGGGCCGAAATGACACCATCAGCCTCGGGCCACGTCCCGCCAGTCGTACCGCACTCCTGGGCACCCAGGGCAGTATCGACTACGAGCCAGAAACCGTTCGAGAGGATCTCGAGGGAAGCCTTCGCATCCCCGGGAATCGTGCACGGCCCGCCCCTCCCCCCCGACGATGGGGGTACGATCGCCCTCTCCGAGGCCGACGACATCGCAGCGATGCGAGGACCACAATACACTGCAGAAGGGTGGCTCGTGTCACGGGAGCAGACCGTACAGAGAACGGGGGACATTGCCACGGGCTCCGAGAAGAGGGCCCGTTCTTCAACGTCAGGAGTCGGGATTCTCCGGAGACTCAAGACTGAATCTAGAGCGGCGGCCTCGAGCGACACGCCGTTCACGCGACGGCGTGTTTTTCGCACTCGCGTTGCGGTGCATCCACGCAAGCGGATTCACATTTCGCTTTTTGAGCGCTCGCCGCTTTCCACCCGTCGCCATGGATTGTTCAAGCTCGTCCACGGTCTGCGAGTACCGACCGGGCATGCCCAGCCAAATACCGATTCCAATACCTGCAACAGCCGTCACGACGAGAAACACGATGGAAACACTCACTTCGTCTGAGTCAGAGTCTCCACGACCAGAAGTCCCAGACCGATCGAAAGAATGATGCCGACGGCATTGGTGCCAACGGCGACCATGCCGACAACCGCCCAGAAAATGACGTGGGTGAAGACGTATCCGCCGGGGACCAGGTCGCGCATCGTGATTCGGAGTTCGGTGTGGGTCGGTAGTTCAAAGAAATATGCCGGGGGTAGCCGTCGGTGTCACCCCTCCCCGCCTCGCATGTAGCGCTCGCGAGCCTCGGCAAGGTATCCAGGTTCGAGACGGAGGAGGTTACAGATCTTCCTCATCAGATAGTCTTCCTTGTTGGCCAGATCACCATCCGAGTACACGAGGCCCCACATGATCTCAGCGAGTACCATCTTCTGTCCGGTCGAGTAGTTCTCCGCGATGAGGTTCGTGAACTGCCATAAGTCCACGGCTTCCTCACGTGCCTGCTGCGCGAGCTCCAGCAGCTGCTCGGCTTCCGTAGCCCCGAGTCCGAACTGACGCCGTACGGCAGATTCCAGATGCTGTCTCTCGTCATCCGTAAACTCGTCGTCTGCGTTCGCTAACTCGAGCAGCAGGGCGCAAGCAGCCAGACGAATGTCCTTGGCGGCCTCTTTCTGGTCCGTTTCAGGTGCAGGGCTCATGGAGGAAGAGAAGAATTTCTTTATTGAGTTGAGCATCAAATATCTCCGCTGGAATCGATGCTGATCAGAAGTCGATGGACTGGACGCGCCGGATACCCGCCCGCAGCGGAATCCATGTCGCGTGACAACGCGTTGGTGGGTGGGTGGTGGGTACGGATCGGTGGACGATCGCATCGATCTCGGCCTCAAGCAGAGAGTCCGAGGGTCACCCGAATCATACCGAGACCGCCTCTCGGCCCTGCACGTCCCGAGCCCGGCGGTACATGTCCGAAGCCTCCTCACGCATGCTGCGGCGGTCGTACAAGTGACCCAACGTGTAGTAGGGTCGTGAATCATTCGGAAGTAACTCTGCCGCCCTTAGCATGACTTCGATGGCCTCGTCATACCGCGAGACGCGGTTCAGCGCCTCCCCTCGATAGTAGAACGCCAGGCCATCATCGGGGGCCTGTTCGCAAATCCACATGAACTCAGGCTCAGCCTGTGCGTACAGACCCCGCCGGAAGGACAGAATCGCTGCAGCGAATCGGGCCGCAGGATCATCAGGCGAGCTCCGAAGAGCGCGCCGAATGAGCTCGGCGGCGTCCTCGTAGCGAGCGAGCGCCGTAAGAGCTCTACCGTGGTTCGTCAGGACCTCGACATTCTCCGGATCGGTGCTGAGGGCCGACTGGAAGTGCTCGACCGCGAGTTCATGGCGACCAAGCTCATCGTAGAGCACCCCGAGATTGTTATGCGCTTTCAGGTTATCTGAATCGTCAGCCAAGACCGCCTGGTACTGCTCGATAGCCTCCGGGATCCGTCCAATCTCGACCAGATCCCGAGCCCTGGCGAGCTGGTTCCCCGCCGGATTCAGGCCGGGAGGCGAGTCTGGATCAGATTCGGGTCTGTCTGTTGGGATTCGTGCCCGACTCGCAGAAATCTGCGACCGAAGGATGGGGGTGGGGTCGGGCTCTCCGACGTCGATCAGCTCGGCGTCACCGGCCCCTTCTGGCCTTAGGGTGTCCGCATCACCCGGCTTGAGATCAGGTGCCTGAGCAGCATCAGAGTCTGGAACGGATTCGGCAACAGGGGATACAGCCGGGCCGGAACCCTCTAGCGAGCTGGCCTTCGTGGTATCCGGATCCGATTCCGCAGGCTGGCCGTCACCAGGCACCGGGGGCGTCTGGGGAAGGAGTTCGACCTGCTGCTGGTCCTTGGTCCGAGACGCTCGCTTCTTGCGTTTCTTGTCCGTCTTACGCGACTCGGTCATTCGCTCGGCGTCACTTCGTCGGCGACCCAGGTCAGATAGCGCTCGGACCCAGCTACCGCGGGAAGGGCGAGAATTTCCGGTACGTCATACGAGTGAAGCTCGCTAATCCTCTCCAGAACCCGGTCGACGTTCCCCTGCGTCGCCTTGGAAAGAAGCAGCGTTTCCGATTCTTCTCTCACCGCGCCATCCCACCGAAAGATCGAGGTGGCACCGGGGAGAACGTTCACGCAGGCAATGCGACGTTCCTCTACGAGGCGCGTCGCAATCGCGGATGCACGCCCAGGGTCCGAGGCAGTCCACAGCACGGCCACTACGGCCCTCGATGGGTCCCCTGTCATTCGGTTAGTTGGCGGTCTGATCGGCTGCTTCGTCCGAATACATTGCGTCGATCACATCCTGCAACTGCTCGCGCAGCACGTTTCGCTTCACCTTGAGCGTTGGCGTCAGCAGGCCATTCTCAATGCTGAATTCTTCCTCGATCAGTGTGACTTTCTTCGGTCGCTCAAACGACGCGAAGCCGCTCAGAGTCGCGAATAACTCCTTCTCCACGTGAGCGATCACATCCGGATTCTTGACTAGGTCGGCTTCTGTACTCCACGAAATCCTGGCCTCGTTCGCCCAGGACTTGAGCGGGCCGAACGCAGGCACCACGATCAACGCGCAATAACGCCTGCGGTCGCCCACGAGGACTGCCTGCTCTACCAAGACGTGCGTCTTGAGATGATTCTCGATCGGCTGAGGAGCGACGTTTTTTCCGCCGGCCGTGACCAGAATATCCTTCTTCCTATCGGTGATCCGCAGGTAACCGTCTGCACTCAACTCGCCGATGTCACCGGTGGCGAACCAGCCATCCTCGTCGATTGCTTCGGCAGTGGCTTCAGGTTTGTTGTAGTAGCCCTTCATGATCTGCGGGCCACGGACAAGGATCTCGCCGTCGTCCGCGATCCGGGTCTCAGTACCGGGAACGGGGGGACCCACCCATCCGATTCGAAATCCGTCTTCGATCGTGACATGCAGGACCGGACTCGTCTCCGTCAGGCCATACCCTTCGAGAATCGTCATCCCGATTGAGTAGAAGAACCGATTCAGCGCCGGCGCCAGTGGACCACCGCCGCTCACGAAAAAACGAAGGCGCCCGCCGACGCGCGCCCTCACCTTCGAGAACACCAACTTGTCCGCAGCAGCGTACTGAAGACCGAGCAGCCCTCCGGGGTTCTTGCCTGCGAGTCTCAGGTCGGCGACACGGTCGGCTACGCCCACGGCCCAGTTGATCAGCTTCTTCTTGAAGCCATCCGCATTCATGACCCCGTTGTAAATTTTCTCGTAGATCCTCGGCACCGAGACCACGACGGTCGGCTGAAGCTTGCCGAGATCGACGATCAGCGTATCGAGGGACCGCGGGTAGCCGATCCGGCAGCCAGTCCAGAAGAAGAGAAAATCGACCATCCGCTGGAGGATGTGACACAACGGCAGAAAGCTGACCGTGTTGTCGGAATGTCGAACGCCGAGGATCATGACGGAGGCCCGGACGTTCGACGCAATATTGTTGTGCGTGAGCATGACGCCTTTGGGCGGACCGGTCGTCCCAGACGTGTAGAGTACGGTCGCCAGATCGTGGGGCTGAGCCTCGAGTGCCGCAGTGCGAAAGTCCGCTGCCCCTGTCGACTCAGCCTGTTCTGCGCCAGAGCGCAGGAAATCCGCCCATCCGATCACACCGTCGGATGAATCCAGATCGAACCCGACAATCGAAACCTCCACACGTGCCTCGTCAGCTGCCTCCTTCACCTTCTTCGCCTGGGCTTCGTTGGCGACGAACACCAGGCGGGCACCCGAGTCCTGCAGAATATACGCGACCTGGTCAGCCATCAGTGTCGGATAGATCGGTACCGTGATCACTCCCGCACACAGGCAGGCGTAATCTGAGTGTGCCCACTCAACTCGATTCTCAGAGAGAATGGCGGCTCGGTCACCGCGGGCCAGGCCCGCAGAGACGAGGGATGCGCTCACCTTCCTCACAGCTTCGAGTGTCTCGTTATAGGTGATGTCGACAATATGGTCCGGCGTCCGGAAACGCTGGAACGCCGTCTCGTCACCCCAATGATCGATCCCCTCGAAGAAGAGATCGACCAGAGTCGACTCCGGGACTGGAGTCTCGTTTACTGCGTAGGCAAGCTGAGGCACGGGCCGGTGTCAGCGCCGCTCGACAGCAATGTCGCAGTCGATCTCCGGATCGAGCGTGTGCAGGACCGAGCAGTATTTGTCCCGTGACAACTCGATCGCCCGATCAAGCTTCGCCTGATCCTCATCGGAGGGACCCTTGATTTCGTACTTCAGCTGAATCGCGACGTAGCGCTTCGGAACCGTCTCCGCGCGCTCCCCGATGACCTCGACCGCTAGGTCTTCGACGGGCACGCGCGACTTCTCGAGAATCATCAGCACGTCGATCGCCATGCAGGACGCCAAAGCCAACAACAACAATTGCATCGGCGTCTGGCCAGCGACGCCGTCGCCGTCCACCCCGATCTGGACACCGTTGTCTGCTCCCCCCTCGAAGGAGAGTCCTTCGCCGGTCCATGTCAGACGGACCTGGCGGATATTAGAAGTTGGCATCGGTACCTGTTTCTGGAGGCGTGTCGCGAGCCTGCTCGCGGAGCTGTGCCAGGGTCCATCGGGCGTGCTCCACATGGGCACCCGCGTCGTCATCCTTTGGTGCGTGCGAAAGAAACGCTTCGAGGTGCTCGATCGACTGATGCGACTCCTCGCCCCTCAACAGGATGAACGCCAATCCATAGTGAGCGCCGGAGGCGGATGGGTCTTTATGAAGCACGTGCCTATACGTCTTCGCAGCCTCTTCGACCATTCCAATCCGAGTATAGCAGATCGCAATCTGCTGCAGCACGATCGCATCGCCCGGGGACTGTTTGAGTGCCAGACGAAACGAGGTCAGGGCCTCATGGAACTTGCCCACGGAGAGCAGTTCGAGACCTTCGGTGTAATATTCGACAGGTTGGGAATCCTCCCTGCCGAGAATCTTCTTCCAGAACGCCATTCTTCGGGGGTCTGAGGGCTCAGGTCGCCGCCGAAGCGAACCTCCGACGGGCCTTCCCAGGGACACGGAAGATATCCGGGGCCACGGGGCCCGCGCAACGCTTAACCCCTTGCGGCGACCACCGTTTCGGCCTCCTCCGCCAAGACAGTCAAGCCATCGGCCTCTAGGACCTCACGGGCCTCCGGCGGACTGGCAAGGACGATGACTCGTCCGAACGGCGCACAGATCCGGGCTGCTTCGTGGATCACGGCCAACCCCAACGACCCGTCGACCACGATTCCTCTCATCTTTCTCGAAAAGAAGGGGAGCCCGGGGGCGCTCGCCACTCGACTCACCGTGCCAGCGTCCGTCCAGAAGCGCGTCACCTCCCCGAACGCGACCACGGCGAGATCTTCGACCCGGGCAGCGAGATGGTAGGCATAGGCAGCCGACCTTCCTGCCATCACGACCGAACCGGGTCCTCGTTCTATCCCAAGCAAGGCCACGATCTTGTCTGCCTCTGCGGGCGCGCTCCTCCCGTGAGGCGCGACGG is a window of Longimicrobiales bacterium DNA encoding:
- a CDS encoding tetratricopeptide repeat protein, with the translated sequence MAFWKKILGREDSQPVEYYTEGLELLSVGKFHEALTSFRLALKQSPGDAIVLQQIAICYTRIGMVEEAAKTYRHVLHKDPSASGAHYGLAFILLRGEESHQSIEHLEAFLSHAPKDDDAGAHVEHARWTLAQLREQARDTPPETGTDANF
- a CDS encoding OsmC family protein; protein product: MPTSNIRQVRLTWTGEGLSFEGGADNGVQIGVDGDGVAGQTPMQLLLLALASCMAIDVLMILEKSRVPVEDLAVEVIGERAETVPKRYVAIQLKYEIKGPSDEDQAKLDRAIELSRDKYCSVLHTLDPEIDCDIAVERR
- a CDS encoding TerB family tellurite resistance protein; the protein is MLNSIKKFFSSSMSPAPETDQKEAAKDIRLAACALLLELANADDEFTDDERQHLESAVRRQFGLGATEAEQLLELAQQAREEAVDLWQFTNLIAENYSTGQKMVLAEIMWGLVYSDGDLANKEDYLMRKICNLLRLEPGYLAEARERYMRGGEG
- a CDS encoding long-chain fatty acid--CoA ligase; amino-acid sequence: MPQLAYAVNETPVPESTLVDLFFEGIDHWGDETAFQRFRTPDHIVDITYNETLEAVRKVSASLVSAGLARGDRAAILSENRVEWAHSDYACLCAGVITVPIYPTLMADQVAYILQDSGARLVFVANEAQAKKVKEAADEARVEVSIVGFDLDSSDGVIGWADFLRSGAEQAESTGAADFRTAALEAQPHDLATVLYTSGTTGPPKGVMLTHNNIASNVRASVMILGVRHSDNTVSFLPLCHILQRMVDFLFFWTGCRIGYPRSLDTLIVDLGKLQPTVVVSVPRIYEKIYNGVMNADGFKKKLINWAVGVADRVADLRLAGKNPGGLLGLQYAAADKLVFSKVRARVGGRLRFFVSGGGPLAPALNRFFYSIGMTILEGYGLTETSPVLHVTIEDGFRIGWVGPPVPGTETRIADDGEILVRGPQIMKGYYNKPEATAEAIDEDGWFATGDIGELSADGYLRITDRKKDILVTAGGKNVAPQPIENHLKTHVLVEQAVLVGDRRRYCALIVVPAFGPLKSWANEARISWSTEADLVKNPDVIAHVEKELFATLSGFASFERPKKVTLIEEEFSIENGLLTPTLKVKRNVLREQLQDVIDAMYSDEAADQTAN
- a CDS encoding tetratricopeptide repeat protein, with the translated sequence MTESRKTDKKRKKRASRTKDQQQVELLPQTPPVPGDGQPAESDPDTTKASSLEGSGPAVSPVAESVPDSDAAQAPDLKPGDADTLRPEGAGDAELIDVGEPDPTPILRSQISASRARIPTDRPESDPDSPPGLNPAGNQLARARDLVEIGRIPEAIEQYQAVLADDSDNLKAHNNLGVLYDELGRHELAVEHFQSALSTDPENVEVLTNHGRALTALARYEDAAELIRRALRSSPDDPAARFAAAILSFRRGLYAQAEPEFMWICEQAPDDGLAFYYRGEALNRVSRYDEAIEVMLRAAELLPNDSRPYYTLGHLYDRRSMREEASDMYRRARDVQGREAVSV
- a CDS encoding divalent-cation tolerance protein CutA — encoded protein: MAVLWTASDPGRASAIATRLVEERRIACVNVLPGATSIFRWDGAVREESETLLLSKATQGNVDRVLERISELHSYDVPEILALPAVAGSERYLTWVADEVTPSE
- a CDS encoding DUF445 family protein — protein: MNQEIVLIGAKIAFGAIAGGLTNTIAVWMLFHPYEPPKLFGRWTVRFLHGAVPKNQPRIASAIGRTVGDRLLTSDDLTKAFANVEFREAFDQRLGMFLNEVLHTERGSLGGLIPPAVRDDVDSLISEALQKGLAQLDSYLISESFEDAMERRAGDIIAAVADQPIGDALIPARGAALEGAIEDWLQNAVESEDFTEAVSDYLGRAAGKLLEPGRTFEQILPLGLVGSVEKAIASYLPLAAERLGGLLEDPAARAKFESTIHDLLKRFLRDLKFHQRIVARVVMTESTVDKVLDTIEAEGAERLSEILRDPAVQEAMARGVNQAIVDFLRRPVNEVLGEPDDPNVLEVRATLAGYVVEMAQDPATREFLVEKLYSGLEKAGDRTWGDVLDRIPISKIAEIMVTAARTDTTRQAFNAGAQHLVSRAMERPIGTPVRWFPKNGPQRLEAALSDPIWDWVQTQVPEIVERIDVARRVEDKVLHFPTARMEEIVRKITDRELKLIVRLGYVLGAIIGLGLVAVEAVLR